The window GCGAACATCAAAACTGGCGTTCAAGAAAAGTGGCCATTGTAGGGGCGGGAGCCGTAGGAGCCACATTTGCATATGCCATGGCCCAGAACGGGTCGGCTGACGAAATCTGTCTCATCGACCTGAACGAGGAACTATGCAAGGGGCAGGTTCTGGACTTGTCGCACGGGCTTCCGTTTTACCCGACAATCAATATCTACGCCGGTTCCGAAAAAGATTACGCTGATGCGGATGTGATCGTAATCACTGCGGGTGCAGCCCAGAAAAAAGGCGAAACCAGACTCGATCTTCTCAAAAAAAACAGTGTTATCATCGAAGGTATCGTTGATCAGATTACGGCACAAAACTCACAGGCGGTTATTGTCGTTGTAACCAATCCGGTGGATATCCTTACAAAAATTGCTCTCGAACGATCGGGATGGGACCGGAGCCGGGTTATCGGTTCGGGTACGGTACTCGACAGTTCACGTTTTAAATATCTGCTCAGTGAGTTTTTTGATGTTTACGTGGGAAGCATTCATGCGTATGTTCTGGGCGAACATGGTGACAGTGAGTTTGCAGCATGGTCGATGGCCAATATCTCCGGTGTTCAGCTGGATGAATATTCCAGACAACTTGGAATAAAAGACTGGGATCATGAAAAGGAAAAAATTGAGCACGAAGTCAGAAATTCCGCCTATCACATTATTGACTACAAGGGTGCAACCAATTTTGGAGTCGGACTTGCCCTGGTTCAGATCGTAAGTGCGATTCTGAAGAATCAAAGAAGGGTGTTGACGGTATCGTATCACCTTGAGGGTGAATATGGTATTGAAAACATAAGCCTGGCAACTCCCTGCCTGATCACACAACACGGTGTAGAATCCATTGTGGGTACCGAACTTACTGATGATGAGCAGAATAAGCTGTTTCGATCTGCAGAGGTGTTAACATCGGAGTATGACTCCCTTAAAGCGTAACCGTATCAGTTAAACGAAGCATCTGCTAAAAAAAGTGCGCCCCGGCTTTGCATGTAGCAGCAATGCACCGGCGACGCACCTGAGTAAGTGACGTATACTTAATTACTGCACGAGTTTAGTCGAGCATGGTAACACGGCCTGTATCCAGATCATAAAAGGCACCGGCAATCACAACATCACCGTTTCTTTCCAGTTCTGCAATGATTGGGCTTCGCTCACGCATTTGCTCGATGGTGTAGCGAACATTGTTGTTTACTACATCGGTTACAAAGCTGTCATTTTCCGTGGTGGTTTCACCCTCGTAACCTTCCTCTGTACGTTCTACAGCAGGCTTGATTTTAGAAAGCATGGCCGTAATGTTGCCCATCTGAACGTCGTCAATGGCTGATTTAACAGCACCACAATGTTCGTGGCCCATAACAAGTATCACTTTGGATCCCGCTACGGCAGTGGCAAATTCCGTGCTGCCAAGTATATCCTCGTTTACGAAGTTACCGGCGACACGCGCTACGAAGATGTCGCCAACGCCTTTGTCAAACACATGCTCAACGGGCACGCGGCTGTCAATGCAGGAGATGACAACAGCTTCAGGGTACTGACCATCCGCGGTTTTGCTGACTTGAGCAGAGTAGTCGCGCGGTGTAAGATTATTGTTTACATAGCGCTCGTTTCCTTCCTGTAAATCCTGAAGGATTTCATCGGCTGTCAAAGCCTGCTGATCTTCCTGCGTCATGACGTCATCAACAAGTTCAGCTTCAGCTGATGCGGACTGTGAATTCATATCAGCGCCCGAACAGGCTGCGAAAAAGAGAAGAATTGCCGGAATGATTAATTTCATGGCTATATGTAGTTGTTTCATTGTGTGTATGGTTTTGATTGTGTTTACTTGTTTTTGATGTTTGTTTAACATGCTTCTGCAGGTCAGACTCAGGACATACGAATCGGACCTGTTTATAACGGATTTGCCGGGATAGCGAAGCCTTTGGAGGCCATGCAAGCAGGGCAGGGTCCTTTGTTTGCCTGCTATCTTACCCCGGCCTGTATAGAATAATCCGTGGATTTAGGGCAGGTATCAGACTAAATCGGGGGGAGGAGTGGGCACTACCACAACGGTCCTGGCCCTGGGGTCAGTGAAAAATGCGCCGCTGCTGTACGGAACAGCTTGTGGTTGGAATGATGTATTGCGGATATGGACATCATCTTCTTTACTCAGCTCTTCCACCGTTTCGGAGAGTGTGTTAACGAGGTTATCGGATTGTGACTGTTCAACCGGCGCCGGGGCAAAATGCTCCGAATCCAGCGTATGCTGAATACTTATCCCCAGCAAAAGCGGGACAAGCAGCATAAGAACAAAGCCGTATTTCCGAAATAAATGCATTATAGTAGAGTCGGTTGTACTGAGTACCTCAATTTCGGCAGTTCTCAGATCATGGTCAAATAATCAATTCAGAAAACAAATCGTTCTCTGCACAAAAAATAAATTCGAATGGTTAAATCGTTGACCTGAAAGATCTAAACGCATTCTTCCGTTACTGAATATCCTCTGTTAAAAAATTTGCCGCAAAAATTTCCGGATAAACCTCCGAAGCGTATTGGTAAGGCAATATACCCATTCTGAAAATGCACTACATTTTGTATACTGAAGACTAAGGGAGAATAGTTAACTGCCCATGATTTATGGTGTTTTGCTTACAAATAAATAGATAAAACAGACAGATTCTTAAATCAGGTGATTATGATGAAATCAATTTTAGGTACTGCTATACTACTTCTTGCTTTTCAGTCTGTTGCTTCAGGCCAGACAATAGCTGTAGAGGAATTTGAATTCGGAACGGCTGTTGAAAATCGTCAGATCGTAAATGCAGACTCCGCCTTTTCAGCCGATGTAGGGCAGGTTTTTTGTTTTACACGAATAACGGGTGCAGAGTCGGAAACATCCGTAACCCACATCTGGTATCTTGATGGGGTTGAAATGGCTACTGTTGAGCTGCCGGTTCGCGGAACCGACTGGAGGACCTGGAGTTCCAAAACCATATTCTCTGACTGGACGGGAGAATGGAGTGTGGATGTGCTCGACGCTGAAGGGAATATGCTGATGAGCAAATCATTTACGGTTGGGATGTAAGAATAAGGCAACAGGGATGGAAATAGCATTAACTATTACCGCTAAAAAATACGGTTGATGAAACAGACGCTGTCCGTTTTTTTACTGATGTTATTTACAGGATGCAGTGCGACCAACACTCTAACACTCAGCGTGATGGAACCTGCGGCTGTTCATTTATCTCCTGAAGTTGAGCGGGTGGGAGTGCTCAACAGAACGCTCTCCGAAGAGCCGCAGAGAGCACTGGAAACCCTTGATCAAATCTTTTCTGTGAAGGGTCCCGAACTTGATAGCCTGGGGGCCGAAGCCGGCCTTGACGCACTGAAAAGGGAGCTCTCTATGAACAACCGGTTTAGTGACGTTGTGTTTGTACGGGCAGTTTGGCTTGAGAATACGCCATACGGTACTTTTCCCTCTCCGCTTAGCTGGGATCATGCAGAACGTATCTCCCGCGAGAATGATGTGCAGGCGATCTTTTCACTTGAGTACTATGATACGGACTCCAACATCGGATACTCCACCAGAACTGTGATGGTAGAAGGACCGCTCGGTATCGAAGTACCGGTTCTTGAGCATATTGCAGAAGTGCAGACATCGTTGGAAGCCGGCTGGCGAGTGTACGATAGTGAGGCCATGCTGATCAGAGATGAGTTTCTTACGGGAGATGAGGTCCTTACCATAGGCAGCGGAATCAATCCCGGTGAAGCAGTAAAGGCACTTAGCGGACGCACAGAAGCTGTTCAGGCGGTAAGCCGGGAGATGGGTATGGCTTATGCACAGCGGGTTCTTCCTTACTGGATACGTGTTGAACGGGACTATTTTGTAAAAGGCAACGATCAGTTTGAGCTTGCAAAACGACGGGCACAGACCGGCAACTGGGAAGGGGCAGGGGAGATTTGGTTCAGACAAACGCTGCATTCGGATCCCAGGATAGCCGGCCGGGCTCATTACAACATGGGCATCATTTCGGAAATAAACGGCAATCTGGAAGAAGCTATCGATTGGGTACGAATGGCCTATGAAGATTACGGGGAAAAGAGAGCACTCGACTACCTGCGGATTTTGCAGAACCGCCTTGCCGCTGACGCAGTACTGAAACATCAGCAGACTCAATAGTCCCTCTTGATTTATTATTCACCCGCCTGCCACCGATTTGAACAAAGGACTCTGCACACTTGATTGCCGCCTTTTGAGAACCCCCTTGTTATTTAAGCAATCTTAAAATAATATTTTTCAGCATTCACAATGGAAAACCCCTATAAGCCTCAACCCTTTGTTACCATCTCAACCCCTGAATGGGCGAAGGAAGCTGCAATCTATCAAATTAATACGCGTCAATTTACCCCAGAGGGAACCTTTCAAGCAGCTGAGAAGCACCTGCCGCGGCTCAAAGAGCTTGGAGTGGATATTCTCTGGCTGATGCCTGTGCATGAGATCGGCGTTCAAAACCGAAAAGGATCGCTGGGCAGTCCCTATTCGGTGAGGGACTATTACAGCGTGAATCCGGAATTCGGTACAAAGGATGATCTGAAGCATTTTATCAGCCGGGCCCAGGCTTCAGGCTTCAGGGTGATTCTGGATTGGGTACCCAACCATACGGCCTGGGATAACCCGCTTGTGCAGGAACATCCCGAATGGTATGCGCGTGACTGGAAAGGGGATTTCAGGCCTACTCCGTGGTGGGATTGGGACGACATCATCGAACTGGATTACAGCCACACGGGGCTCCGTGAATATATGGCTGAAGCCATGACATACTGGATACGTGAAGTGGGATTCGACGGGTTCAGGATGGACGTAGCCGGTTTTGTGCCAAACGATTTCTGGGCTCGCGTCAGAAAAGAACTGGATGAAATCAAACCGGTATTTATGCTTGCAGAGTGGGATGCGCGCGATCTGCATGCGAAAGCCTTTGATATGACCTACGCCTGGAGCTGGTGGGATGCGGTGAAAGCAGTGTCAACCGGCGGAGGTTCGCTTCAGCAGCTTTTCATGTACTATTCATGGAATGAACGGGCATATCCAGATGAGGCCATACGGATGACCTTTGTGACCAACCACGACAAGAATGCATGGGAGGGAACCATGTTTGAGAACTTTGGCCATGCGCTGGAAGCGGCCATTGCTCTCTCTGTGGTGGGTGAAGGGATGCCGCTGATCTACAACGGACAGGAAGCGGGCAACGACCGTGCGCTGGCTTTCTTTGAAAAAGACCCGATCGAGTGGAAAGACCATCCGATTGGTACCCTCTACAGGAAAATGATCCGCCTCATGAAGGAAAATCAGGCTTTATGGCATGGCCGCTGGGGCGGGCGGATGATACGGGTGCCGAATAGCTCCGAGGAAAAGGTTATCAGTTTTGTGAGAATGAAGAATGGAAACAAGGTTTTTGCTGTGATTAACTTTTCGGAAAAAGAGAAGGAAATTCAGTTCAGTGGCGATCTGTTTCCCGGAAGCTATCTGGATACAGAAGCTGGCAATAAACTGACTCTGAAAAAGGATTCAACACTCAAGGTTCAGCCCGGAGGATTCCGGATTTTTACGGCTAGGCCCGGTTCATAAAAAGTTGCTTTCAATCACGATCGGATGTTCGTATCCGATATACACTCTAAGAATAATCTAATTTCAATTTTATTGGCAGTTGTAGATTATGAAATATCATCAGGAGCGCGTTGAGTTAGCAAAGGGAAGGAGCTGAAACAGGCTTCTTCCTTTTTTTGGCAATCATCTTTTCAGGAACCACACTTCATTCAGCAACATCATTTCTTTACCTTAACCGTAGCAGTTCAACCCATAAATCAGGAAAAGATACTTTGTCCATGAAAGAACTTGACCAAAACGTGCAAAACCGGGTGAATGCCTGGCTGGAAGGGAATTATGATGAGGAGGCCCAGGCTGATATCCGAAAAATGCTTGATGAGGAAAAATACGATGAGCTGACCGATGCCTTTTATAAGGATCTGGAGTTCGGTACCGGCGGACTCCGGGGGATTATGGGTGTGGGTACCAACCGGGTAAACCGCTATACGCTGGGCATGGCAACGCAGGGGCTAAGCAACTACCTGAAAAAAGTGTATCCTGATGACGAGATCAGCGTGGCCATCGCTCACGACAGCCGCAACAATGCCACGATCTTTGCACGCGTTGTGGCGGATGTTTTTTCCGCAAACGGTATCAAGGTATTCTATTTCGAATCTCTGAGACCAACTCCCGAGCTTTCGTTTGCCATTCGCGAACTTGGATGCAAGAGCGGAGTGATGCTGACAGCGTCCCACAACCCGAAGGAGTACAGCGGATATAAGGCGTACTGGGATGATGGCTGCCAGGTGCTGCCGCCGCACGACAAGAATATCATCCGTGAAGTTCAGGCCATTGAAAGCGTTGACCAGGTAAATTTTGAGGGAGATGAAGATCTGATAGAGCTCATTGGTCCGGACATGGATGAAAAGTTCATCGATACGGTTGTCTCCACATCCGTGAACCGGGATGTGATCAAAAAGCAGCACGACCTCAATATCGTCTTTTCCCCCATCCACGGTACGGCTGTTGATATCGTGCCCCGCGCTCTAAGGAAGCTCGGTTTTGACAATGTAAACCTGGTGGAAGAGCAGTGCACCATCGACGGTGATTTTCCAACCGTTGTCTATCCGAATCCTGAGGAAGAAGAGGCACTCAGCATGGCGCTGGAACAGGCCCGTGAATCCGACGCCGACCTGGTGATGGCCACCGACCCGGATGCCGACCGCGTGGGCATTGCGGTAAAGAACGAAAAAGGGGAGTTTGAGCTGCTGAACGGCAATCAGACGGCTGTACTCCTGTTTCACTACCTGCTGACGGCCTGGGAAGAGGCAGGCAAGTTTCGGGGAAATGAGTACATCGTCAAGACCATTGTAACCACCTACCTGATCGATAAGATTGCCGCTTCAATGAACGTAACCTGTTACAATGTGCTCACAGGGTTCAAGTATATTGGCGACCTTATGACGAAAAAACTGGGTGAAGAGGTCTTTATCGCAGGCGGTGAGGAGAGCTACGGCTACCTGGTGGGCGACCACGTTCGCGATAAGGATGCGGTGGTATCGTGCACGATGATTGCAGAGATGGCCGCGCACTATAAAGAGCAGGGCCGGTCCCTGTATGAAGCGCTGATTGATGTCTACACCGAATACGGATTCTACAAGGAGGAGCTGATCTCCCTTACAAAAAAAGGAAAGAAGGGCGCGGAAGAGATCAAGGCGATTATGGAAAAACTGCGGTATCAGCCGCCGTCCGAGATTGCGGGCTTCAAGGTGAAAGCCATTCGCGACTATCTGATGCAAACCGAAAAGCATGTGGAGTCGGGACGGGTGAACAGTATCGATTTCCCTGCATCCAACGTACTGCAGTTTATCACTTTGGATGATTATATCATCTCCGCCAGGCCCTCGGGAACCGAACCGAAGATCAAGTTCTACATCAGTGTGAATGGCAGGCTAGATTCACGGGAAGAGTACCGGCAGAAAGAGAAAGAGCTGGATCAGCTTATCGGGAAAATAAGGAAGGGTCTGGATTTTTAATCAAGATACAAGGCTCACGGTGCAGTCTACTACGCTAAAGCTTCGCAGATCAGGAAAGCTACGTAGACCAGGGGGGCAGGGTGCAAGGTGTCAGCTGTTAGTCCGCAGGACGACAAACACGAGCGGGGAATTCATTCCCCGTGGCGACAGGGTGCATGCTGCAAGCGACAAGCTGCGCGCAACAGGGCGCAAAATATTTTTGAAATCACAAATCGCAACTTCATGCGTCTCACTTTCTCTTCACGGTTCTAGGATACGCTTCGGATCATTTTTGCCATATGCCATTTCACTTGACAAATCTGCGCAAATCCTCGAGAAATAACCAGGTATGAATTTTTTTAAGAGGACTTTTTCCTTGATTTCCAGGTTTGGTAGCCCGGCTCCTGATCGTTTCTGTCTTCGGGAATTTCGCGAAGCGGTTCACACTCTTTTAGCGTTTCGTGCAGCTGCTTCGGCAGGCGCTGATACCAGCCGGTACCCTCTGTTTTCCAGGCTGCCATCTCGTCGGTGACATCCTTCACGATTTTAGCGGGATTGCCCACCACCACCTTCCGGTCCGGAATGGTCATCCCTTCCTTCAGAAATGCGAGTGCTCCGATAATACACTCTTTCCCGACCGTCACATTATCCATTACCACCGCGTTCATGCCCACCAGGGTGTTTTCACCGATGGTGGAGCCGTGAATAATGGCCCCGTGCCCGATGTGTGCCGCCTTGTGCAGCGTTACCGTCACGCCCGGAAACATATGAATGGTGCAGTTCTCCTGAACGTTGCAGCCGTCTTCAATCACGATCTTGCCCCAGTCGCCCCGGATCGCCGCACCGGGACCGATATAGACATCCCGCCCGATAATCACATTTCCGGTCACTGCAGCGAGAGGATGGATGTAGGCCGATTCATGAATGACGGGCTTGTAGCCTTTGAATTCGTAGATCATGGTTCAGGGTACAAGGTACAAGGTTCAGGGTTTCCCGAAGTCTCGGGACTGCGAACTGTACGCAGCAGGGTTTAAGTTTCAGGCAGCAAGCGTCAGGCTACAAGCTGCAGGCGACAGGACTTACGCATCATCAAATAATCAATCATCAATAATAAATCATCAATCATAAATCGCCAATCGTCAATCGTTCCCTTTCGGCGTAAACGCCTGGATGCCGGTAATTTCGCGGCCCAGGATGAGTCCGTGGATATCGTAGGTACCCTCGTAGGTGTTTACGGACTCCAGGTTCACCATGTGGTGGATCACGCGGTACTCGCCGGTGATGCCGTTGCCGCCGTGCATATCGCGGGCTACACGGGCAATTTCGAGTGCCTTGCCCACATTGTTTCGCTTTGCCAGGGAGGTCATGGAGGGATGATCGCGTCCCTCATCCTTGAGCTTGCCCAAACGCCATGCCAGCATCTGCATCGAGGTGATGTCGGTAAGCATATTGGCCAGCTTGGTTTGAGGCAGCTGGTTGGCCGCTATCGGCTTGCCGAACTGCTTGCGGTCGAGAACGTACTGCCGGGCCTTTTGATAGCAGAATTCAGCGGCTCCGACCGCTCCCCATGCGATGCCGTACCGTGCGCTGTTCAGGCACATAAAAGGGCCTTTTAACCCTCGTATATCGGGAAACACGTTCTCGTCGGGAATGAATACATCCTCGAACACCAGTTCGCCGGTGGAAGAGGCGCGGAGGCTCATCTTGTTGTGTGTAACCGGCGCTGAGAATCCATCCATGCCCTTTTCCACGAGGAAACCGCGGATCACCGGCTTGTCATCCTTGTGCTCTTTGGCTTTAGCCCAGACCACGGCAACGTCCGAAATGGGGGAGTTGGTGATCCACATTTTGGCGCCGTTCATGATCCATCCGCCATCGGTCTTTACGGCAGTGGTTACCATAGATCCCGGGTCAGAACCGTGATCAGGTTCCGTGAGTCCAAAGCACCCGATGATTTCACCGGTTGCAAGACGCGGTAAAAAACGCTGTTTCTGGTCCTCGGTACCAAAAATGGAAATGGGATACATCACCAGGGATGACTGCACCGACATGAATGACCGGTAGCCCGAATCGACCCGTTCCACCTCGCGGGCAACGAGTCCGTAGGCCGTCTGGCTGGCACCCACGCCGCCGTACTTGGGATCGATGGTGGCACCCAGCAGGCCGAGGTCGCCCATCTCTTTGGCGATCTCCATATCAAAAATTTCTTCCTGGTTGCCTTTCAGGGCACGCGGTTCCAGCTTCGACTGGGCATAATCGCGCGCGGTTTCCATGATCATTTTGTCATCTTCGGAAAGCTCCGATTCAAACAGGTAGGCGTCATCAATATTAAAGGGGTTTCGTGCCATTTAAACAGGTGATTAGCTGTCAAAAAATTTAAGTTTCTGAAATGTAAAGAAACTAGAATTGAATACAGAATGGTTTTCACCGCGAAGAATGGTTTGGTTTTACCGCAGAGGCGCAGAGTATCGCGGGGAATTAAATTAATTCCTTAGAAATATTTGAGTCAATTAGAGCTCCCCTTAATACTCTCTGCGACTTTGCGCCTCCGCGGTGAGTTCCTTAGGTCAGAGCTCAGGAGTTATAACCCATTTCATTCTTCAATTCTCTTGCAAGAATCAACCGCTGGATCTCGGACGTGCCCTCGCCGATGGTCATCAGTTTCACGTCGCGCATGAACCGCTCTACGTGGTACTCCTTGGTGTAGCCGTAGCCGCCGTGAATCTGTACCGCATCGAGCGTGGCTCGTTCGGCCATTTCGGACGCAAAGAGTTTGGCCATGGAGGCCTCTTTGGTGAAGGGACGTCCCTTATCCTTCAGCCATGCGGCTTTGTGAACCAGCAGACGTGCCGCTTCGATCTCCACCGCCATATTCACCATTTTGTGTTCAATTGCCTGAAAATCACCGATCGACCGGCCAAACTGCTTGCGCTCTTTGGCGTACTTCATCGACTCTTCCAATGCGCCGCGGGCAATACCCACCGAAAGCGCGCCGATACCGATTCGTCCGCCGTCGAGTACTTTCATCGTATCCACGAAGCCCATGCCCAACTCGCCAAGCAGATTGCCTGCCGGTATTTTTACATTATCAAAAACCACCTCGGTGGTGTCGGAGGAGTTCATCCCCAGCTTATGCATCGGCTCACCGGGCTTCACTCCCTCCATGGACCGCTCCACGATGAACGCACTGATGCCCTTCGTGCCTTTATTGGGATCGGTCTTTGCCAGCACCACATAGGTGTCGCCCACAGAGCCCTGAGTGATAAATATTTTGGAACCGTTGATGATCCAGTGGTCGCCATCCCTGACGGCCGTTGTTTTCATACCGGAGGCGTCGCTGCCTGAACCCGGCTCGGTCAGGCACCAGGCGGCCAGCTTTTCACCCTGTGCCAGGGGGGTAAGAAATTTCAATTTTTGTTCATGTGATCCGGCAAGGGCGATGTGTCCGCTGCCAAGTGATGTATGCGAAGCGACGGTGAGCGCCAGGGATGCATCCCACCTGCCGATCTCTTCCAACGCCAGGCAGAAGCTGACGGTATCGAATCCGGCACCGCCGTACTGCTCTTCGTGGTAGATGCCCATCAGGCCCTGATCGGCCAGCATTTTTACAATATCATGTGGAAATTTCTTGGAATTGTCGCGCTCGATCACGCCCGGGGCGATGTGGCGATCGGCAAAGTCGCGAATGGTGTCGCGAATCATCGACTGATCGTCGGTCAGGTCGAATGATAGTGAAGCTGTGTTTTCAAGTACGTCTAAGGCCATGTATAAAAATCTTTTTGAGTTTATTGGAACCGCTTCCAAAAGGTAACGAATTTGAGCGGGTTTTCATTTACAGAATTCTTTAAAGTTTACAGATTGAGTGTCATCGGGCTGTCTGAGACGAGTGTTTCCCTGAAACGGCATTGCGATGCAGGCAGATAGAGCTGGAGGGTTCTTTTTAGTCCTGAAAAAGTGTCCGAAGGCTTTTACTGTAATCGGGGTGTACTATTCCTTTTTCCGTTATGATTCCCGAGATCAGCCTTCCAGGAGTTACATCAAATGCGGGATTGTAAACCTCCACTTTTTTGGGGGCTGTGCGCTTATTTCCAAAATGGGTCACTTCGTCCTCATCGCGAAGCTCTATTTCAATGCTTTCGCCATTTTCCAGTTTTAGATCGATGGTGGAGTAGGGTGCTGCGATGTAGAAAGGGATATCATGCTCTTTTGCAAGCACTGCCAGCGTATAGGTACCTATTTTATTGGCTGCGTCCCCGTTTGCGGTGATGCGGTCAGCCCCGGTTATGACCAGGTCCACTTTTCCGGTCTGCATCAGGAATCCGGCCGCCGAGTCAATATTAAGGGTAAAGGGAATTTCCGCCTGCTGAAGCTCCCATGTGGTGAGCCGTGCTCCCTGCAGAAGCGGTCGTGTTTCATCCACCCACACGTGTTCCAGCTTGCCCGCATGGAAGGCGTGAAGGATAACGGAAAAAGCCGTTCCGAACTCGCCCGTCGCCAGTCCGCCCGTATTACAGTGGGTGAGAATGCGTGCGCGGTCGGGCACTATCTCAAGTCCATGCTCTCCGATTGATTTGCAGAGCCTGCGGTCTTCGTCGTGAATTGTTTTTGCCGTTTGAAGCGCCAGCTGTTTCAGCTCGTCAATGGATTGATCCTTTTTGGCGTAGATCACGTCCATCATTCTCTGCAGAGCCCATGATAGGTTCACTGCAGTAGGCCTGGAAGAGTTGAGGTAGTCCGAAATGCGTTTACACTCCCGATAAAAACTGTCAAAACCATTCAGATTGGTTAATTCACGGATTCCAAGGTAAAGGCCGTATGCACCCGCAATACCGATGGCCGGAGCGCCGCGCACGCGAAGCTTTTTGATGGCTTCCCAGACCTGTCCGGCAGAATCAAGGTCAGCGTAAACTTCCCTTTCGGGCAGGAATGTCTGATCGAGGATGCGCAAGCGATCGTTCTGCCATTCAAGGGATTTAAATGGGGATGTGAAAGTCATACGTCAAGTTCTGATTACGCTACAAAAGAGTGTATTTAAAAATAATGATAATAATTGACTATACCGGAATGTAACACGTATAAGGGAATCCCTTATGCGCGATTAGGTGCGAGCATGACTATCGATTCAGGGTAGCGACTCTAATCTTTAAATGGCGCATAAGCTATCATATGGATGAATCAAATACAGATCTCCGGGTAATCAGGAACCTGTTTACCCGGTGGTAAAAAACCCTTAACCGGTTTTTTGGAGTTTTAATCAGGAAGGTCCGGTAAGTAACATAAATAAAGATAGAGAAAGGTGATTGTTATGATTTTGAAAAAGAATGTAGGATATATGGATTCCATCATCCGCGTTATTTTAGGTACGCTCATTATAGCAGCAGGGCTATATTACGATAGCTATTGGGGATTTATCGGATTGATACCCGTGATTACCGGTGCAATATCGTTCTGCCCGATT of the Rhodohalobacter mucosus genome contains:
- a CDS encoding transferase hexapeptide repeat family protein, with protein sequence MIYEFKGYKPVIHESAYIHPLAAVTGNVIIGRDVYIGPGAAIRGDWGKIVIEDGCNVQENCTIHMFPGVTVTLHKAAHIGHGAIIHGSTIGENTLVGMNAVVMDNVTVGKECIIGALAFLKEGMTIPDRKVVVGNPAKIVKDVTDEMAAWKTEGTGWYQRLPKQLHETLKECEPLREIPEDRNDQEPGYQTWKSRKKSS
- a CDS encoding DUF2914 domain-containing protein, whose protein sequence is MMKSILGTAILLLAFQSVASGQTIAVEEFEFGTAVENRQIVNADSAFSADVGQVFCFTRITGAESETSVTHIWYLDGVEMATVELPVRGTDWRTWSSKTIFSDWTGEWSVDVLDAEGNMLMSKSFTVGM
- a CDS encoding L-lactate dehydrogenase, producing MEKSEHQNWRSRKVAIVGAGAVGATFAYAMAQNGSADEICLIDLNEELCKGQVLDLSHGLPFYPTINIYAGSEKDYADADVIVITAGAAQKKGETRLDLLKKNSVIIEGIVDQITAQNSQAVIVVVTNPVDILTKIALERSGWDRSRVIGSGTVLDSSRFKYLLSEFFDVYVGSIHAYVLGEHGDSEFAAWSMANISGVQLDEYSRQLGIKDWDHEKEKIEHEVRNSAYHIIDYKGATNFGVGLALVQIVSAILKNQRRVLTVSYHLEGEYGIENISLATPCLITQHGVESIVGTELTDDEQNKLFRSAEVLTSEYDSLKA
- a CDS encoding phospho-sugar mutase — translated: MKELDQNVQNRVNAWLEGNYDEEAQADIRKMLDEEKYDELTDAFYKDLEFGTGGLRGIMGVGTNRVNRYTLGMATQGLSNYLKKVYPDDEISVAIAHDSRNNATIFARVVADVFSANGIKVFYFESLRPTPELSFAIRELGCKSGVMLTASHNPKEYSGYKAYWDDGCQVLPPHDKNIIREVQAIESVDQVNFEGDEDLIELIGPDMDEKFIDTVVSTSVNRDVIKKQHDLNIVFSPIHGTAVDIVPRALRKLGFDNVNLVEEQCTIDGDFPTVVYPNPEEEEALSMALEQARESDADLVMATDPDADRVGIAVKNEKGEFELLNGNQTAVLLFHYLLTAWEEAGKFRGNEYIVKTIVTTYLIDKIAASMNVTCYNVLTGFKYIGDLMTKKLGEEVFIAGGEESYGYLVGDHVRDKDAVVSCTMIAEMAAHYKEQGRSLYEALIDVYTEYGFYKEELISLTKKGKKGAEEIKAIMEKLRYQPPSEIAGFKVKAIRDYLMQTEKHVESGRVNSIDFPASNVLQFITLDDYIISARPSGTEPKIKFYISVNGRLDSREEYRQKEKELDQLIGKIRKGLDF
- a CDS encoding alpha-amylase family glycosyl hydrolase, coding for MENPYKPQPFVTISTPEWAKEAAIYQINTRQFTPEGTFQAAEKHLPRLKELGVDILWLMPVHEIGVQNRKGSLGSPYSVRDYYSVNPEFGTKDDLKHFISRAQASGFRVILDWVPNHTAWDNPLVQEHPEWYARDWKGDFRPTPWWDWDDIIELDYSHTGLREYMAEAMTYWIREVGFDGFRMDVAGFVPNDFWARVRKELDEIKPVFMLAEWDARDLHAKAFDMTYAWSWWDAVKAVSTGGGSLQQLFMYYSWNERAYPDEAIRMTFVTNHDKNAWEGTMFENFGHALEAAIALSVVGEGMPLIYNGQEAGNDRALAFFEKDPIEWKDHPIGTLYRKMIRLMKENQALWHGRWGGRMIRVPNSSEEKVISFVRMKNGNKVFAVINFSEKEKEIQFSGDLFPGSYLDTEAGNKLTLKKDSTLKVQPGGFRIFTARPGS
- a CDS encoding DUF6340 family protein; the encoded protein is MKQTLSVFLLMLFTGCSATNTLTLSVMEPAAVHLSPEVERVGVLNRTLSEEPQRALETLDQIFSVKGPELDSLGAEAGLDALKRELSMNNRFSDVVFVRAVWLENTPYGTFPSPLSWDHAERISRENDVQAIFSLEYYDTDSNIGYSTRTVMVEGPLGIEVPVLEHIAEVQTSLEAGWRVYDSEAMLIRDEFLTGDEVLTIGSGINPGEAVKALSGRTEAVQAVSREMGMAYAQRVLPYWIRVERDYFVKGNDQFELAKRRAQTGNWEGAGEIWFRQTLHSDPRIAGRAHYNMGIISEINGNLEEAIDWVRMAYEDYGEKRALDYLRILQNRLAADAVLKHQQTQ
- a CDS encoding carbonic anhydrase family protein, with translation MKLIIPAILLFFAACSGADMNSQSASAEAELVDDVMTQEDQQALTADEILQDLQEGNERYVNNNLTPRDYSAQVSKTADGQYPEAVVISCIDSRVPVEHVFDKGVGDIFVARVAGNFVNEDILGSTEFATAVAGSKVILVMGHEHCGAVKSAIDDVQMGNITAMLSKIKPAVERTEEGYEGETTTENDSFVTDVVNNNVRYTIEQMRERSPIIAELERNGDVVIAGAFYDLDTGRVTMLD